A section of the Lepus europaeus isolate LE1 chromosome 10, mLepTim1.pri, whole genome shotgun sequence genome encodes:
- the DNAJC5 gene encoding dnaJ homolog subfamily C member 5 codes for MADQRQRSLSTSGESLYHVLGLDKNATSDDIKKSYRKLALKYHPDKNPDNPEAADKFKEINNAHAILTDATKRNIYDKYGSLGLYVAEQFGEENVNTYFVLSSWWAKALFVFCGLLTCCYCCCCLCCCFNCCCGRCKPKAPEGEETEFYVSPEDLEAQLQSDEREASDAPIVTQPASATETTQLTADSHPSYHTDGFN; via the exons ATGGCAGACCAGAGGCAGCGGTCCCTGTCCACGTCTGGGGAGTCGCTGTACCATGTGCTCGGGCTGGACAAGAATGCGACCTCAGACGACATCAAGAAGTCCTACCG GAAGCTCGCCTTGAAATATCACCCTGACAAGAACCCCGATAACCCCGAGGCTGCAGACAAGTTCAAGGAGATCAACAACGCGCACGCCATCCTGACGGACGCGACCAAGAGGAACATCTACGACAAGTACGGCTCGCTCGGGCTCTACGTGGCCGAGCAGTTTGGTGAAGAGAACGTCAACACGTACTTCGTGCTGTCCAGCTGGTGGGCCAAG GCGCTCTTCGTcttctgtgggctgctcacctgctgctactgctgctgctgcctctgctgctgcttcaaCTGCTGCTGCGGGCGCTGCAAGCCCAAGGCCCCCGAGGGCGAGGAGACCGAGTTCTACGTGTCGCCCGAGGACCTGGAGGCCCAGCTGCAGTCTGACGAGCGGG AGGCCTCGGACGCGCCCATCGTCACCCAGCCGGCCTCCGCCACAGAGACCACCCAGCTCACGGCTGACTCCCACCCCAGCTACCACACCGACGGGTTCAATTAG